In a single window of the Allobranchiibius huperziae genome:
- a CDS encoding purple acid phosphatase family protein, with translation MSSSEIDGDPGVARRHLLAGAGFVTAATALGVSTAADAAASPVTSLRSTKGGSHTAPVPVVHGLHLQFGSDAATEVVVSWHTLAPVRRPRVLLGDERGDFKRSASAETRSYVDEKSGTTVYAHHAALDRLRPGTSYLYAALHEGTTPQFGTFSTGPRGRARVTFTSFGDQGTPTLGKLLAGTTTTWVNDNLGAPAGSDTTAGVEQVAPMFHLFNGDLCYANLATDRIRTWWDFWANNSRSARNRPWMPSAGNHENELGNGPIGYEAYQTYFSVPRARGQTQVTRGLWYSFTVGAVRVISLANDDVCYQDGGNSYVRGYSKGAQRTWLEQELRRARHDREIDWVVVCMHQVAISSADKANGADLGIRQEWIPLFDRYGVDLVVCGHEHHYERSHPIRGQQRNATLTPKVAATDTTVVDTTRGTVHMVLGGGGSSFTSNQLLFQPPACRVITGVGAPDPTTGKRAPVYVMDTARWSASRDGEHPYGFAAFDVDPGRPGGDTTITVTYYDATGVGGGLRAFETFQLRRPRSDR, from the coding sequence ATGAGTTCTTCTGAGATCGACGGGGATCCGGGCGTCGCCCGGCGGCATCTGCTGGCGGGGGCGGGGTTCGTCACCGCGGCGACGGCTCTGGGTGTGTCGACGGCCGCCGATGCCGCCGCATCACCCGTGACGTCGCTCCGTTCCACCAAGGGTGGATCGCATACCGCGCCGGTGCCCGTCGTACACGGTCTGCACCTGCAGTTCGGATCGGATGCCGCGACGGAGGTCGTGGTCAGTTGGCACACTCTGGCGCCCGTGCGGAGACCGCGGGTGCTGCTCGGCGATGAGCGCGGCGACTTCAAGCGCAGCGCCTCTGCCGAGACCAGGTCGTACGTCGACGAGAAGTCGGGCACGACGGTGTACGCGCACCACGCCGCGCTCGACAGGCTGCGGCCGGGCACGTCGTACCTGTACGCGGCCTTGCACGAGGGGACGACGCCACAGTTCGGCACGTTCTCGACCGGGCCTCGTGGGCGCGCGCGGGTGACGTTCACCAGCTTCGGAGACCAAGGCACGCCCACCCTCGGCAAGTTGCTCGCCGGTACGACGACCACCTGGGTCAACGACAACCTCGGCGCCCCCGCCGGGTCCGACACGACGGCCGGCGTGGAGCAGGTCGCTCCGATGTTCCACCTGTTCAACGGCGATCTCTGCTACGCCAATCTCGCCACCGACCGCATCCGCACCTGGTGGGACTTCTGGGCGAACAACTCCCGCAGCGCGCGCAATCGGCCCTGGATGCCGTCCGCCGGCAATCATGAGAACGAACTCGGCAACGGGCCGATCGGCTACGAGGCCTACCAGACCTACTTCTCGGTGCCGAGAGCCCGCGGACAGACGCAGGTGACCCGGGGCCTCTGGTACTCCTTCACCGTCGGCGCGGTCCGCGTGATCAGCCTCGCCAACGACGACGTCTGCTACCAGGACGGCGGGAATTCCTACGTACGCGGCTATTCGAAGGGCGCGCAGCGCACCTGGCTCGAGCAGGAGCTGCGGCGCGCACGCCACGACCGGGAGATCGACTGGGTCGTGGTGTGCATGCACCAGGTCGCGATCAGCTCAGCCGACAAGGCCAATGGTGCCGACCTCGGCATCCGTCAGGAATGGATCCCGCTCTTCGACCGGTACGGCGTAGACCTGGTCGTCTGCGGGCACGAGCACCACTACGAACGCAGCCATCCCATCCGCGGCCAGCAGCGGAACGCGACCCTCACCCCGAAGGTGGCGGCGACCGACACGACCGTCGTCGACACCACCAGGGGCACTGTGCACATGGTCCTCGGCGGAGGCGGTTCCTCCTTCACGTCCAATCAGTTGCTCTTCCAACCGCCCGCCTGTCGGGTCATCACGGGGGTCGGCGCCCCAGATCCGACGACCGGCAAGCGGGCCCCGGTGTACGTCATGGACACCGCCCGGTGGTCTGCTTCGCGCGACGGGGAGCACCCCTACGGGTTCGCGGCATTCGACGTCGACCCGGGGCGTCCGGGCGGGGACACCACCATCACCGTCACCTACTACGACGCCACTGGCGTCGGCGGCGGACTGCGGGCCTTCGAGACCTTCCAGCTGCGGCGTCCCCGCTCGGACCGCTGA
- a CDS encoding HAAS signaling domain-containing protein, with protein sequence MSSVEDYLDELRRLLRVRGSVRRRLLAECRDHLEDSAAAVGPTEAVRRFGDAAEIAASLDAEVATRRAQRATLASAVGVIAVGGSTLVVLNSTTAATTGSIGWAVTFFAAAQVAIVSLVLAVVQAGALRGRPASAGEVSLLCARNGCALLAAAVTLFAAAGAVPGRGAAVLILGGPVLAALAAASVLRARSVIRGYRRPGDRPVRSPLADLGALTHLSLPEVGPGRLLVSTALVAAAAAFARDRAEHSAVPAALTTAGVEIMLVVLGMALLGPALGLRARWHHL encoded by the coding sequence GTGAGCTCCGTCGAGGACTACCTGGACGAGCTGCGGCGCCTGCTGCGGGTGCGCGGATCCGTCCGACGCCGGCTGTTGGCGGAGTGTCGCGACCACCTCGAGGACTCCGCTGCCGCGGTGGGGCCGACAGAGGCCGTACGCCGCTTCGGCGACGCCGCCGAGATCGCGGCGTCGCTCGACGCGGAGGTCGCCACGCGGCGAGCCCAGCGTGCGACTCTCGCCTCCGCCGTCGGGGTCATCGCGGTCGGCGGTTCGACGCTGGTCGTGCTGAACTCCACGACCGCCGCGACGACCGGGTCGATCGGCTGGGCGGTGACCTTCTTCGCCGCCGCACAGGTCGCCATCGTGTCGCTCGTGCTGGCGGTGGTGCAGGCGGGCGCCCTGCGCGGTCGGCCGGCGAGCGCCGGGGAGGTGTCGTTGCTCTGCGCCCGGAACGGCTGCGCGCTGCTCGCCGCGGCGGTCACCCTGTTCGCGGCCGCCGGCGCGGTGCCGGGGCGCGGCGCGGCGGTCCTCATCCTCGGCGGGCCCGTCCTCGCCGCCCTGGCGGCCGCGAGCGTCCTGCGGGCCCGATCGGTCATCCGCGGCTACCGGCGACCGGGGGATCGGCCGGTGCGGTCGCCGCTCGCCGACCTCGGTGCGCTCACCCACCTCTCACTTCCGGAGGTGGGCCCCGGTCGGTTGCTCGTGTCGACCGCGCTCGTCGCGGCTGCGGCGGCCTTCGCGCGCGACCGGGCCGAGCACTCGGCGGTGCCCGCCGCTCTCACGACGGCGGGGGTCGAGATCATGCTGGTGGTCCTCGGGATGGCGCTGCTCGGGCCGGCGCTCGGCCTGCGCGCGCGATGGCATCACCTCTGA
- a CDS encoding PadR family transcriptional regulator, which translates to MGTDLLRGHLEGLLLAVLVDAPGHGYALSQRLGERSGGTLSVPEGSLYPALQRLERADLVTSAWSVTDGRRRRVYRLSPAGRRAATRSAQEWQAFSAAVDRVIGGLA; encoded by the coding sequence ATGGGAACCGATCTTCTGCGGGGGCACCTGGAAGGGCTCCTGCTGGCCGTCCTGGTCGACGCGCCCGGTCACGGATACGCGCTCAGCCAGCGGCTCGGCGAGCGCAGCGGCGGCACGCTCTCGGTACCGGAGGGGTCCCTCTACCCGGCACTGCAGCGCCTCGAGCGCGCCGATCTGGTGACGAGTGCGTGGAGCGTCACCGACGGGCGGCGCCGGCGCGTCTATCGACTCAGCCCGGCCGGGCGCCGGGCGGCGACCCGTTCCGCGCAGGAATGGCAGGCCTTCTCGGCGGCGGTGGACCGCGTGATCGGGGGACTCGCGTGA
- a CDS encoding 1-acyl-sn-glycerol-3-phosphate acyltransferase — protein sequence MLYRAAKGTVSPVVRALWRPQVEGADNVPRQGGVLLASNHLSFIDSVVIPLVAPRQVRFLAKSDYFTGTGAKGTASRLWFETMGMIPVERDDSQAAAKSLELALRVLAAGDAFGIYPEGTRSRDGRLYRGHTGVAHLAMTAGVPVVPVGLIGTDKVQPVGDNRVHRERFTVRFGTPIDPAGRWSGVPAGRARRELTDEVMDAIARLSGQPRATAYNERPSTVA from the coding sequence GTGCTCTACCGCGCCGCCAAAGGCACCGTCTCACCCGTCGTACGCGCGCTATGGCGCCCGCAGGTCGAGGGCGCCGACAACGTGCCCCGCCAGGGGGGAGTCCTCCTGGCGAGCAACCACCTGTCCTTCATCGACAGCGTGGTGATCCCGTTGGTCGCCCCGCGCCAAGTCCGCTTCCTGGCGAAGTCGGACTACTTCACCGGCACCGGCGCGAAGGGCACGGCCTCACGCCTCTGGTTCGAGACGATGGGGATGATCCCGGTCGAGCGCGACGACTCCCAGGCCGCCGCCAAGTCGCTCGAACTCGCCCTGCGGGTGCTGGCCGCCGGGGATGCCTTCGGCATCTACCCCGAGGGCACGCGCTCGCGGGACGGACGTCTCTACCGCGGGCACACCGGTGTCGCCCACCTGGCCATGACGGCAGGTGTGCCGGTGGTGCCGGTGGGTCTGATCGGCACCGACAAGGTGCAGCCCGTCGGCGACAACCGGGTGCACCGGGAGCGGTTCACGGTGCGTTTTGGCACGCCGATCGATCCGGCGGGCCGGTGGTCCGGTGTGCCCGCCGGCCGGGCCCGACGTGAGCTGACCGACGAGGTCATGGACGCCATCGCCCGGTTGTCCGGGCAACCGCGCGCCACGGCGTACAACGAACGGCCCTCCACCGTCGCGTGA
- a CDS encoding low molecular weight phosphatase family protein, whose protein sequence is MPDPCVLFVCVKNAGKSQMAAALLRQLAEGRVEVHSAGTRPGGGLNDLSRRVVEEVGASMDGESTKPVDPDLLRRADHVIVVGSEARLPPVAGMRAPITTWELDEPADRGVDGIERMRLLRDETAERVRRLLAEI, encoded by the coding sequence ATGCCTGACCCCTGTGTGCTGTTCGTGTGCGTGAAGAACGCGGGCAAGTCCCAGATGGCGGCCGCGCTGCTGCGGCAGCTGGCCGAGGGCCGCGTCGAGGTGCACTCCGCGGGCACCCGGCCCGGCGGCGGGCTCAACGACCTGTCCCGGCGGGTCGTCGAGGAGGTGGGTGCCTCCATGGACGGCGAGTCGACCAAGCCGGTCGATCCGGACCTGCTGCGACGTGCCGACCACGTCATCGTCGTGGGCTCGGAGGCGCGCCTGCCTCCGGTTGCCGGGATGCGCGCTCCGATCACCACATGGGAGCTCGACGAGCCGGCCGATCGCGGGGTCGACGGGATCGAGCGGATGCGCCTCCTGCGCGACGAGACGGCCGAGCGGGTCCGCCGGCTGCTGGCCGAGATCTGA
- a CDS encoding metalloregulator ArsR/SmtB family transcription factor → MTFIPVRDVAGPRARVAPGEGPLTADRCEDVANVFKGLADPIRLLLFSHIAAHPNPVCVCDIPDAGVSQPTVSHHLRKLRDTGLVDCERRGTWVYYWATPLGAACVPFLTRMAGDL, encoded by the coding sequence GTGACGTTCATCCCGGTACGCGATGTGGCGGGCCCTCGGGCGCGCGTGGCGCCCGGCGAGGGGCCCCTCACGGCCGACCGCTGCGAGGACGTGGCGAACGTCTTCAAGGGGTTGGCCGACCCGATCCGGCTGCTGCTCTTCAGCCACATCGCCGCGCATCCGAACCCGGTCTGCGTCTGCGACATCCCCGACGCCGGCGTCTCTCAGCCGACGGTCTCCCATCACCTGCGCAAGCTGCGCGATACCGGCCTGGTCGACTGCGAGCGCCGAGGCACCTGGGTCTACTACTGGGCGACGCCGCTGGGCGCGGCCTGCGTGCCGTTCCTGACCCGGATGGCAGGCGATCTCTGA
- a CDS encoding DNA polymerase III subunit gamma and tau, which produces MSTALYRRYRPETFADVIGQEHVTVPLMRALETGRVNHAYLFSGPRGCGKTTSARILARCLNCEQGPTPTPCGVCDSCVALSRGGAGTVDVIEIDAASHGGVDDARDLRERAAYGPASSRFKVYIIDEAHMVTTQGFNALLKVVEEPPEHVKFVFATTEPEKVIGTIRSRTHHYPFRLVPPQRLTEYMEQLCVAEGVQVEPGVLSFVTRAGGGSVRDSLSVLDQLISGSQDGGLTYAGAAALLGFTDGELLDATIDALAVSDPAATFRQIGRVIESGHDPRRFVEDLLERLRDLIIVAAVPDGVAQVLRGVPEDQLERMRQQAAAFGAETLARAATIVNAGLTEMTGATAPRLQLELICARVLLPGASGEEGYAARLDRLERRLAIGAVPGARPTASASEPTTAQPSTPAPEPSNPEVPVPHPPLEQPTPPAGPADPAPAPAPTPTPEPTPDPEPSPVPDPTTVPHPSPAPDPDMPDEPDEAGAGGEPVDVRSEGRDIPEVADPVGVAPGGAGQGPGGPPSAQQSAVGGGLDTDAIRRAWPDVLNAIARIKRVTWALLSQHAHVLEYDPPQLVLGVSSPGLAQTFERGSHRDVVRQALQEALGVTVTVTARTDSGAPTGTPQPDDLAPARPAQRADPGGQQDAQPAAPDTGAETSDPQPAAPVAARRPQRSAPRKRSEPEVEPGGWGASSAPAPSWASEPAAQQPAAGASATAVPMADEDEGSRDDEDVEDAGEVGIPVVTSILGGVVIEDQRD; this is translated from the coding sequence GTGAGCACCGCGTTGTACCGCCGATACCGCCCCGAGACGTTCGCCGACGTCATCGGCCAGGAGCACGTGACCGTGCCCCTGATGCGCGCCCTGGAGACCGGCCGGGTCAACCACGCCTACCTCTTCAGCGGGCCGCGAGGCTGCGGCAAGACCACCAGCGCCCGGATCCTCGCGCGCTGCCTCAACTGCGAGCAGGGCCCCACCCCGACCCCGTGCGGCGTGTGCGACTCCTGCGTCGCGCTGTCCCGCGGCGGCGCGGGCACGGTCGACGTGATCGAGATCGACGCGGCCAGTCACGGCGGCGTCGACGACGCGCGCGACCTGCGTGAGCGGGCGGCGTACGGCCCGGCCAGCAGCCGTTTCAAGGTCTACATCATCGACGAGGCCCACATGGTGACCACGCAGGGTTTCAACGCCCTGCTGAAGGTCGTCGAGGAGCCGCCGGAGCACGTGAAGTTCGTCTTCGCGACCACCGAGCCGGAGAAGGTCATCGGCACGATCCGGTCGCGCACCCACCACTACCCCTTCCGGCTGGTCCCGCCGCAGCGGCTGACCGAGTACATGGAGCAGCTCTGCGTCGCCGAGGGCGTGCAGGTCGAGCCGGGCGTGCTGTCCTTCGTGACCCGCGCCGGCGGCGGGTCGGTGCGCGACTCGCTGTCCGTGCTCGACCAGTTGATCTCCGGATCGCAGGACGGCGGCCTCACCTACGCCGGGGCGGCCGCGCTGCTCGGGTTCACCGACGGTGAGCTGCTCGACGCCACCATCGACGCGCTCGCGGTGTCCGACCCCGCCGCGACCTTCCGTCAGATCGGCCGGGTCATCGAATCCGGCCACGATCCGAGGCGATTCGTGGAGGACCTGCTCGAACGGCTGCGCGACCTGATCATCGTCGCCGCCGTCCCGGACGGGGTCGCGCAGGTGCTGCGCGGAGTGCCGGAGGATCAGCTCGAACGGATGCGCCAGCAGGCCGCCGCATTCGGCGCCGAGACCCTGGCCCGGGCCGCGACCATCGTCAACGCCGGCCTGACGGAGATGACCGGGGCCACTGCCCCGCGGCTGCAGCTGGAGCTGATCTGCGCCCGCGTGCTGCTGCCGGGGGCGAGCGGCGAGGAGGGGTACGCCGCGCGGCTGGACCGTCTCGAACGCCGCCTCGCGATCGGCGCCGTGCCGGGCGCCCGGCCCACCGCGTCCGCGTCCGAACCGACCACTGCGCAGCCCTCGACACCCGCACCGGAGCCGTCGAACCCTGAAGTCCCGGTGCCCCACCCGCCGCTGGAGCAGCCGACACCACCCGCCGGACCGGCCGATCCGGCTCCGGCGCCGGCGCCGACACCCACCCCGGAGCCGACGCCCGACCCCGAGCCGTCGCCCGTGCCCGACCCCACGACCGTCCCGCATCCGAGTCCCGCGCCCGACCCGGACATGCCGGACGAACCTGACGAGGCCGGAGCAGGCGGCGAGCCCGTCGACGTGCGGTCCGAGGGGCGCGACATCCCGGAGGTGGCCGACCCCGTGGGCGTCGCACCGGGCGGTGCGGGCCAGGGACCGGGTGGGCCGCCGTCGGCCCAGCAGTCGGCTGTCGGGGGAGGGCTCGACACCGACGCGATACGCCGGGCCTGGCCGGATGTGCTCAACGCCATCGCGCGAATCAAGCGGGTGACCTGGGCCCTGCTGAGCCAGCACGCCCACGTGCTGGAGTACGACCCACCGCAGCTCGTGCTCGGGGTGAGCAGTCCCGGGCTGGCGCAGACCTTCGAGCGGGGGTCGCACCGCGACGTCGTACGCCAGGCGCTGCAGGAGGCCCTCGGCGTGACCGTGACGGTGACGGCCCGCACCGACAGCGGCGCACCGACCGGCACGCCGCAGCCGGACGATCTCGCCCCGGCGCGGCCTGCCCAGCGTGCCGATCCCGGCGGACAGCAGGACGCGCAACCGGCCGCACCTGACACTGGGGCGGAGACGTCGGACCCGCAGCCCGCGGCACCCGTGGCCGCGCGCCGCCCCCAGCGCTCCGCGCCGCGCAAGCGGTCCGAGCCCGAGGTCGAGCCGGGCGGATGGGGCGCGAGCAGTGCGCCGGCGCCGAGCTGGGCCAGCGAGCCCGCCGCGCAGCAACCAGCGGCCGGAGCGTCCGCGACCGCCGTCCCGATGGCCGATGAGGACGAGGGATCACGAGACGACGAGGACGTCGAGGACGCCGGTGAGGTCGGCATCCCCGTGGTGACCTCGATCCTCGGTGGCGTGGTCATCGAGGACCAGCGGGACTGA
- the arsB gene encoding ACR3 family arsenite efflux transporter, with the protein MSVATTPRPAVDQGVIAKLSTLDRWLPAWIVAAMAIGLLLGRLVPGLSGALSAVEVQGVSLPIAIGLLVMMYPVLAKVRYDRLDQVAGDRRMLISSLVLNWLVGPALMFALAWVFLADLPTYRTGLIIVGLARCIAMVVIWNDLACGDREAAAVLVALNSVFQVVMFAVLGWFYLSVLPGWLGLQQTRLDVSVWHIAGSVLVFLGVPLLAGFLSRRIGERRWGRARYEAAYLPRIGPWALYGLLFTIVVLFALQGHQVTSRPLDVARIALPLLVYFALMWGGGYLLGRCLGMGYARTTTLAFTAAGNNFELAIAVAIATFGVTSGQALAGVVGPLIEVPVLVGLVYVSLALRSRFPVELADA; encoded by the coding sequence GTGAGCGTCGCCACCACGCCGCGCCCGGCGGTCGACCAGGGAGTCATCGCCAAGCTGTCGACGCTGGACCGGTGGTTACCTGCCTGGATCGTCGCCGCCATGGCGATCGGCCTGCTGCTCGGGCGGCTCGTCCCCGGACTGTCCGGGGCGCTGTCGGCGGTCGAGGTGCAGGGCGTCTCGCTGCCGATCGCGATCGGGCTGCTGGTGATGATGTATCCGGTCCTGGCGAAGGTCCGCTACGACCGCCTCGACCAGGTCGCAGGGGATCGGCGCATGCTGATCAGCTCGCTGGTCCTGAACTGGCTCGTGGGACCCGCGCTGATGTTCGCGCTCGCGTGGGTGTTCCTCGCGGACCTGCCGACCTACCGGACCGGGCTGATCATCGTCGGGCTGGCCCGCTGCATCGCCATGGTCGTCATCTGGAACGACCTGGCATGCGGGGACCGGGAGGCCGCAGCCGTGCTCGTCGCCCTGAACTCCGTCTTCCAGGTCGTCATGTTCGCGGTGCTGGGCTGGTTCTACCTCTCGGTGCTGCCGGGGTGGCTCGGGCTGCAGCAGACCCGGCTGGACGTGTCGGTGTGGCACATCGCCGGGTCGGTCCTGGTCTTCCTCGGCGTGCCGTTGCTCGCTGGTTTCCTCTCGCGCCGCATCGGCGAACGCCGTTGGGGCCGTGCGCGGTACGAGGCGGCGTATCTGCCGCGGATCGGGCCGTGGGCGCTCTACGGGCTGCTCTTCACCATCGTGGTGCTCTTCGCCCTCCAGGGGCACCAGGTCACGTCACGACCGCTGGACGTCGCCCGGATCGCGCTGCCGCTGCTGGTCTACTTCGCGCTGATGTGGGGCGGCGGCTACCTCCTCGGCCGCTGCCTGGGAATGGGCTACGCCCGGACGACGACGCTGGCGTTCACCGCGGCCGGCAACAACTTCGAGCTGGCGATCGCGGTCGCGATCGCCACCTTCGGCGTCACCTCCGGGCAGGCGCTGGCGGGTGTCGTCGGGCCGCTCATCGAGGTGCCGGTCCTCGTGGGACTCGTCTACGTCTCGCTGGCCCTGCGCTCGCGGTTCCCGGTGGAGCTCGCCGATGCCTGA
- the arsM gene encoding arsenite methyltransferase, with the protein MSDPIVIREEVRRRYAESARAAAEGATSCCGPSLYDQNVTPDGRAVFGAGLYAGADTGAAGAAVEASLGCGVPTAVADLAAGEIVLDLGAGAGGDALISARRVGPTGRAIGLDMTQEMLDLARRNAADAGVTNVEFLHGYLEEIPLPDASVDVVISNCVINLAADKGIVLAEAARVTRPGGRFAVSDVVADTDMDEGTRADVAAHTGCIAGALTEQEYRDLLTANGWGEVEIRYTHAVHEHAQAAIVRAVRT; encoded by the coding sequence ATGAGTGATCCGATCGTCATCCGCGAGGAGGTCCGACGCAGGTACGCCGAGTCCGCCCGAGCCGCGGCCGAGGGGGCCACCTCCTGTTGCGGCCCCAGCCTCTACGACCAGAACGTCACCCCGGACGGTCGGGCGGTCTTCGGTGCCGGCCTGTACGCGGGCGCGGACACCGGGGCCGCGGGCGCTGCGGTCGAGGCGTCTCTGGGATGCGGCGTCCCCACCGCGGTGGCCGACCTCGCGGCCGGTGAGATCGTCCTCGACCTGGGCGCGGGTGCCGGGGGCGACGCGTTGATCTCCGCGCGGCGGGTCGGGCCCACCGGTCGGGCGATCGGGCTGGACATGACGCAGGAGATGCTCGATCTCGCCCGCCGCAACGCCGCCGACGCGGGCGTCACCAATGTGGAGTTCCTGCACGGCTACCTGGAGGAGATCCCGCTGCCGGACGCCTCGGTGGACGTGGTGATCTCCAACTGCGTCATCAACCTGGCCGCCGACAAGGGCATCGTGCTGGCCGAGGCAGCCCGCGTGACCCGGCCAGGCGGCCGGTTCGCGGTCTCCGACGTCGTCGCCGACACGGACATGGACGAAGGAACTCGCGCCGACGTGGCGGCCCACACCGGCTGCATCGCCGGGGCGCTGACCGAGCAGGAGTACCGCGACCTGCTCACCGCGAACGGCTGGGGCGAGGTCGAGATCCGCTACACCCACGCGGTCCACGAGCACGCGCAGGCGGCGATCGTGCGGGCGGTGCGCACGTGA
- the recR gene encoding recombination mediator RecR encodes MYEGVVQDLIDELGRLPGVGPKSAQRIAFHLLQADRADVQRLSEVLAVVKDKVRFCDLCFNVSEDALCRICGDSRRSMSLICVVEEPKDIMAMERTREFRGRYHVLGGAISPIDGIGPDDLRITELMRRLGTEPIEEVIIATNPNLNGEATATYLSRLLAPLGMPVSRLASGLPVGGDLEYADEVTLGRAFEGRRLIGG; translated from the coding sequence GTGTACGAAGGTGTGGTCCAGGACCTGATCGACGAGCTCGGCAGGCTGCCGGGCGTCGGTCCGAAGTCGGCGCAGCGCATCGCGTTCCATCTGCTGCAGGCCGACCGCGCCGACGTACAACGTCTCAGCGAGGTGCTGGCCGTGGTCAAGGACAAGGTCCGCTTCTGCGACCTGTGCTTCAACGTCTCCGAGGACGCCCTGTGCCGCATCTGCGGCGACTCCCGACGCTCGATGAGCCTGATCTGCGTCGTGGAGGAGCCCAAGGACATCATGGCCATGGAGCGCACCCGGGAGTTCCGGGGCCGCTACCACGTGCTCGGCGGGGCCATCAGCCCGATCGACGGCATCGGCCCGGACGATCTGCGCATCACCGAGCTGATGCGACGCCTTGGCACCGAGCCGATCGAGGAAGTCATCATCGCCACCAACCCCAATCTCAACGGCGAGGCGACCGCGACCTATCTGTCGCGGCTGCTGGCGCCGCTGGGCATGCCGGTCTCGCGCCTGGCCTCGGGGCTGCCGGTGGGCGGTGACCTGGAGTACGCCGACGAAGTGACGCTGGGCCGCGCCTTCGAAGGTCGCCGGTTGATCGGTGGCTGA
- a CDS encoding phosphatase PAP2 family protein: MPASLRTFRAPVWWHEIAILVILDMIYERLRNLVPDHETAAIDRGLRVLHLTQKLHINFELSLNHFVAAHDEIARLANGYYSFLHLPMTGGVLIWLFFWQRRVYRSARTVLVTTTVLGLCGFYLVPMAPPRLLGAGFVDTLVQFHTFGSWGHASVAAVTNQYAAMPSLHCAWALWCGLTVFNLAKRRIVRYAAMLYPLLTFTVVIGTANHFAIDGVAGAAVLGLAYGIHRTLQGRGAYEPAPLLPEYS, from the coding sequence TTGCCTGCTTCGCTGCGCACTTTCAGGGCGCCCGTCTGGTGGCACGAGATCGCGATCCTGGTCATCCTGGACATGATCTACGAGCGTCTGCGCAACCTCGTGCCCGACCACGAGACGGCGGCGATCGACCGCGGTCTGCGGGTGCTGCACCTGACCCAGAAGCTGCACATCAACTTCGAGTTGTCCCTCAACCACTTCGTCGCCGCGCACGATGAGATCGCCCGCCTCGCCAACGGCTACTACTCCTTCCTGCATCTGCCGATGACCGGCGGAGTCCTGATCTGGCTCTTCTTCTGGCAGCGACGCGTCTACCGCTCGGCGCGCACGGTGCTGGTGACCACGACCGTGCTGGGGCTGTGTGGCTTCTACCTCGTCCCGATGGCGCCCCCGCGTCTGCTGGGCGCGGGTTTCGTGGACACCCTGGTGCAGTTCCACACCTTCGGATCCTGGGGTCACGCCTCCGTCGCCGCCGTGACCAACCAGTACGCGGCGATGCCGAGCCTGCACTGCGCGTGGGCACTCTGGTGCGGCCTGACGGTCTTCAACCTGGCCAAGCGCCGGATCGTGCGGTACGCCGCGATGCTCTACCCGCTGCTGACCTTCACCGTGGTCATCGGCACGGCCAACCACTTCGCGATCGACGGCGTCGCCGGCGCCGCGGTGCTCGGCCTCGCGTACGGCATCCACCGCACGCTGCAGGGCCGCGGAGCCTACGAACCGGCTCCGCTGTTGCCCGAGTACTCCTGA